The nucleotide window atatgcaTTGGAGGCTCATGGTTTTGGTAGGAAAGATGGAAAGGGGACGTCTGCTTGGTTTTGTCAGACGAAGCTCCAAATTTGGAAGTTACTTCAATGCTCCCCGGCCGTTTATATACCTTTGGGGATTTTGTGAGATTCTCTCCCATACGTGCTGCTCTCCTCGCCTAGCTAATTTTCTAGGCAATGATATTTTGACACGTATGACCTCTCTGACCAAAATTTgatatgtatttttaatttaaatggaAAATCATATATACGTATATTTCTATTTTAATATAAAGCAATTACTTTATGTCTTTAAAGGGCAAAAAAGTtaccataaattaaaaaaaaaaattaaaaactttttaTTCCTTATAAGAACTTACCATATTAATGAAACTGTTTGTTTTCATCCTTACTTTgagataattttataaattttcttgatttattaaataataaaatatgattAATTGTTCTaagtaaatttttattccctAAGGAGGATTAATCCCATCCATATATAGAGGCAGAGACGCATTGTGATGCATATATGTATGATTAATTTTATAATGATTATTTGAATGATTATATGTAAAATGatgcatttaattaaagtttgattATATAATAATgagtttaataatttaaaataaatatttatattaaaattcatataaaattaattaaagtgttcatataattaaaatatttaaattaaaattattaaattcaatTTTGTATAAAATTCAACTTACAATAATTACACCATGCAAATACAAAAATACACTTGCGTGGTAGAAGAACTTAATTAATAaatgaatattaattattttCAGCGTTTTACATAAGGCTAATAAATAATTAGCACGTGTTTTAAGTTTTACACATTTACTCATAATTGACAATTATTTATACACTTAGGCTTAATTGCATAATTAAATCGAAATCAGTACTGGAATTGAAATTTATCAGAATAAGAAATTGAatgataaatttttatttgtgtTTGGCTTATTGTGAAATCAGATTCATATTCCTTTTCAAGGTGTTAGATTTgatcatataaattatataattataattaaacttattttatattgaataaaaattaatttaaatttatattttaattgttataaaagaatataaaaataatatattttatttttttaatttaaattaattataattataaattttcaattttatttaattataagtaaaaataaaaaagaatacaTTTTATGATTttactttaaataattaaaatttattatattcaaatttttatttaaatctgttatatgaaaatatgaaaattatattTTCATCGTGTTTCATTCtagatataattaattataattataatgcttaattttaactatttatataaaaataatagtttttatattttaattattattattttatttaaattatttaaattattaagatTATTTTAAAAAACATATACAATAGAATATCTCTTGGTGAATGATGTTTGCAGATAATataattctgatagatgagacgtgaaaatgagtcaatagaaagttagagttttgaaaaagtactctagagtcagaaGGTTTTAAGTTAAACAAAACAAAGACATAATATATGTattacaagttcagtgaaggtcGAACTGGTAATAgagaatgagttagtttggatggagtggtactgcccaaaagtaatcactttaaatatatcGGCTCAATCCTTCAGGATGTGATGATGATGTTAGTCATagaattaaagccggatggttgaagtggaaaaGTGTCactggagttttatgtgatcgcaaaattcccaataagttgaaagaaaagttTTATCGTACAGCTATACGACTggtcatgttatatggtagtgagtgttgagcactgaaagagtcgtatgtgtctaaaatAAGGGTTGCGAAtataagaatgttaaggtggatgagtagaCTATACTAGAGTAGATAAAATCCGTAATAAGAGTATTAAAGAAAAAGTAGGAGtgatgccaattgaggataagttgagagaagggagattgaggtggtttggtcatgtgaagagaAGACGTATGGAGTTTATAGTTAGACAAAtagaacacattaggttagaggataaaaataaaagaatatgTAGAATTAAACTGATTTGGAGAAAAATAATACAACATGACCtataagtattacacatttccgatgatttaatccaaaatatttTAGAATAAAGAAAGATAATCCATATAACCCAtctcaaattttttggataaaagtttagttgaattgagttgagtagTAGTAAgattattttagttattataattattttaattattataattgtaattataatgtttatttttaattaattattggaaatataaaatattattttaatatttttattttaattaataatataaaaatataaaaattaaaacatcCCTGTAAAAACATGGCAAGATTGAGCATGTTAGCTTTTAACACATTCCCATATTTTGATTTTCAGGCTAAAAAGAGGAATAATAATTTCTTTAATCGTAGGAATCAGATTTTTGTGAgaataaatatgaaaaaaaatgagTTTCTAAACACGTATAAAGAAAATTATTTCCATTTATATGTAAATTTTTAAGGAATTATACAAAACCTTAATAAGAGTAAAGAATATTCTAAAAATAcatgtaattttctttttaattcaaGTTATTTAATATGAATAAAACTGTTTGTATTACTATTGTaactgttattaataaaaaatattaaatatactaattataaatgattaaaatttatataatatattttaattataaaaattttaaaatagttaaataatttatttaaattattttttaatatttaaaataataatttttcaaaaagtAAATCACTGTTTAGCAAACATACCACCATCCctttaaaaaatgtttaaaatttGTATTCATTTGCCTTTACCTTCTCCACTCATTCTTCAAATCATGAAACCAACACCTCAAATTTCGCAGGATCCTTTCGTACTATATCGGAGCAGACACCAATTGGCAATTGTACATTGAACCTTTGTGTGGACATTCATTTATGAGTTTGGGTTAGCTTGGGCTGATGAcagattgaatttttataaatatttaatttaattaaattttaataaaataaatttaaatattatataattaattttaaaataaatttaaattaaaaaaatatttataataaatttaagttgaatttaaattttatatactgtgtatctattatttaaatttatttatataaattattaattaaatataaaatatatattttttataataatatttataaatttttatatattttattttatataaaatgaaatttaaatataaaatttttttccaaaGTGCTTAGCTTCGTCATCCACTCATCATTTACtaacaaattaaatataaaatatttatttaaaaaaaaacccaTCGATTAAATATCTTTTtaatatatttacataatttatatttattattaaatatacggttaatattttattatttataaattattttttaaaattataaaaaaattaaattttaatctcagttgaaattaattagataagtcaaatataacttaattttatttatttattttcttaaggTATTTAATGAGCAGGAGAATTAATTCCTTGTCCGTAACAAGAACAGATTCCCCACCCCGATCCCACTTGCGCTTGGTCTAGCAGAGGGCTTATTGGGTATTATGGAGAATTAAAAGTACTATTTTGTAATTAAGCAGTCTTGTGAAATTACCTGATCTCTGCAAAACCCTTGCTTATAAATAAGCTTTGTCTACGACTAAGCAaaccctctctccctctctcgcGTACTTGTTGCTGCTTCTTCTCTCCTTTTTGTGGATCGATCCGAGAGAAACTCAGCGATCATGTTGGTCTATCAGGATTTGCTTACCGGTGATTtcctaatatttattttgattttgattttgattttgatttataTTTGTGTTTCTGAATTCATTGTCTTAGATCTCGTTTTGATTGTTTTGGGTTCTTCATCATGGTATTTTGTTTTAGATTTTGGATCCAATACTTGTTTTTATTGTTGTGTATATGGGGATCTGTAGCTTTCTGGCATATTTggttcattttattattattattttttcgttTGGGTGAGTGATTCTGATTCGCGGTTTTCCTTGTTTCTCAATGAATTTGCTTTTTCGTTGGAGAACAGTAAGAGTGTGGAGTACCTCATCTTTTAGCTGTAAAAATTAGCGAAATTTCGTGTTCTGTTTTTAAGATTTTGTTGTCAATTGATGGGATTTACCACATGTTAAGGATTTGTTGCTGGCTGATTGGATTTTACCGTCAATTTTAGGATTAGTTCATGCTGGTGATGTTTGTTTTTTCTTGTTCTTATCTCGTTTTATCTATACATCATATAACCCATTTAGTTTTGCTTGCGGATGCTTTGTTTATAGTCTTCCTTTGCATGCTCTACTAGTCtagttttttcctttttaattagtATAAGTCTTCTTGCATTGATTTGGAATTGCCTTCACGATACTAATATAGTAACTAAAAACTAAACCAGTAACTTACCATATACTACCAAAACTCATGTATGCCTTGAAGTTTTACTCTGGTCCCTGGCTCACTAGGTTGCCTTATACACTTGAGAGATTATATAGTTTACTTTGAAAGGAAATTGTCAATTTTTGACTTTCTTTGGATAGTATAGATGTTGACCACATAAATTTTGTTTATGAATTTCAGGTGATGAGCTTCTCTCTGACTCGTTCCCATACAAGGAAATTCATAATGGCATTCTGTGGGAAGTTGAGGGGAAGGTAAATATTGGTGAATTCTTGGTTTGTACGGGTACTAATTGCTTGATAAATGTTAGATGATTTTGTAATTGTTACTTCTTATTTGGCTTATGTGTTTTGGTTTGTAGTGGGTTGTTCAAGGGGCTGTTGATGTAGACATTGGTGCAAATCCTTCTGCTGAAGGTGCTGATGAAGATGAGGGTGTTGATGACCAGGCTGTTAAAGTGGTTGACATTGTCGACACATTTAGGCTCCAGGTGAGTCCTGTGTGCTGCTGTTAAATTTTTTGATTTTggaaaaagaaattgaaatttgaTGGGCATAAATAATGCTTGTAGGAGCAACCTGCTTTTGACAAGAAGCAGTTTGTCACATACATGAAGAGGTTCATCAAGTTGTTGACACCTAAGCTGGACGAGGAGAAGCAAGAGTCTTTCAAGAAAAACATTGAGGGAGCAACCAAGTTCCTGCTCTCGAAGCTCAGTGACCTCCAATTGTAAGTACCATTCAGTTGATGTAATTCATCCATTGACTATGTCTTTTCATGTCTACAGCTTGGTCTCTTCTTTATTTTTGGCTCTACGAATATAGAGCCATCAGTGCCACTTAGTGATATTAACAATCCTTTCTCATCTTGCAGTTTTGTGGGGGAGAGCATGCATGATGATGGCAGTCTTGTGTTTGCTTACTACAGGGAAGGTGCCACTGACCCAACATTTTTGTACTTTGCATATGCTTTGAAGGAGGTCAAGTGCTAAGAAGGGAGGATAGCTAGCTTCGAAGTGGAAGTTCTTGCTGTAGTCTAGTTTTTGTCTCTGTACTCTTGCATTTGGTGCCGCGTGCCTTCTATTTTGATTTAATTGTGGTTGATTGACTATAACTTGCTTTTCTATTTTGCGTTTTAGTGTCTTGTTTGACAAGTTATTTAATCTTTCGTTGAGTGTATTCTAAATTTATCAACAATTGGATATTTAGTTTATATAGTTGTTGTTTTGTTCTCTTTCCTGTGAACTGAGGTCTGTTTCACTTCTTCATGGATGACGTTATCTATGCTGTGGAATTTGCTAGGTTGGTCATGGCCATGGCCATGCGATTTTGACTTACGGTGGTTGTTCAATTCTATTTGCCAAAGATCACACAAGTCTTTGGAAGTTTGGTGGGGAAAAGTACTGAAATGTTTTAGGGCTTCATGTGGGGGAGCCAGTTCATTTGAGGCTTTTGAAGTCTTGATATCCCCCAGTAGAAGATTTGATCACTTGAAAGTAGAAGATTAAAAAGGAGGAGGTGTCCTAGGATGTGTTCTGTAGGCCTCCTAAGATTTATTTGGGATCGCAAGTTTTGCCTTTGTTTTGAGGCCCATTTGTCACGTTGCATCTGGTATGTAAGTGGATGGgtaaaattttctttcttttggaGCTTCTTTGGTTGAATTCTATTTTCAATTtggttttaataaaaattataattcaaaatttgattatatattaaatttgatgaaatttgaaattacatTTCCTTATTAAAAAATTTCACTTgatcattattttttatatttattaatttttaaacttgttaaacatcattaagtactgaaaaaaaatttaaagagagaTTTATTTTAGCTTATGATTAATTTAGcatcttattaattttttatacacTCACTTTCTATTTTATGCAACATGAAATGCCTTTCTTAATAAATCTCCtatattatgaaatttattttatatttattaatatattattaactattataaatttattagatataggatttttttataaagtaaaaaattataatttttaaattttacatttaagataatttagaaaataaaaattaatgaattttaattaaaaattatattaaatataaattatatgaaatttaattaaattttatattttaagttgTGTAATTTAAATATCGTTGGCTTTGTTGTTTGGGTCATTGTCCCTTCCTATTTGCCTTCTCttcttcattttgatattttccatctagtttttttaatttactttttttaatGCCTGTTTGGTATTGTATTTGAATgtccaaaattatttttttaataaaatactaatttatatgttattaaaaaataattttaaaaaataattttattttttaatatttttataattaaaatttaatatttttaattttaaattaatttttaatattttttaattaatatataaaaaaataattaattctaaCAATAATACTAAATAGGCTCTTAGTTCTAATTTGGGTGCAAGGGTTAGGTCTCTTGGCTCAAGAagcttttcttgggttttaatataattatgagtttaaaaaaaaattatgtataaaagatgatgaaattcatttaaaatgaattttaattaaaatttaactaaattttataaaatttttatagaatgaaATCCAACCAAACACTATTAGATTTTGAATTAGAACATTGCCTCTGTGCTTAATGGTAGCATGCTTGCTATATTAGAAACCCCATTTGATCCCTTGAAAGCTTAAGGCTCGTTGACAAACTCTGATCCCAGCGACATGGATGTTGAATCCCTATTAAGAAAGAATTCAGACATTTATCAAGAAATTATTGATAATGTCTGGTAAAAGaagtggaagtgcttttttaagaAAATTCATTACCAAGGACTGCTTTGGATTCTTACATTATTGTAGTCGCATGttccataaaaatattttttttgtgaTAACCCTCATACTAAATtcgttttttttttcctatttaatttttactgaaattcaaatttaatattttattatcctTAAACgactttattaattttttatagatAAATATATTTCATTGATTAAAAATACCTGAGTTTCATCAATTAAAGGTAATTAAAAAGATTTGCCGtatttgaaaatttttcatatatatatttttttcttgcaTGTGATCATGTTTTCTTCCCATGAAATTGTTTATGATTGCCACTCGAATTGCTAGCAAGATACATTAAAGTTGTGATTATGACACTGATTAGAGTATCAGCTGCGAAATTCGGGGAAACACGCAAACCAAGTAGTAAGAATTCGGCCACGCAATTATCAGGTGGAAGATAGCTTTGTGCTTCTTTCCCAATCAACACAGAATAGGGAGcattatgaacacagtgcaagcggattgaaaaattatttttaatcaccAGATAGTCAACTTGATAAACCTATGACGACTTTTTTTCTATTACGCTTTGTTTGGAAGAGACAATGTTTCGTAAAGGAAGAgttttcatatttttaaatttttataatttttttattacttaaaaagaaTGGAaagttttttatattttaaatattttgaagttaaaaaaaaaaacttctaatTCACCTATTTTATATATAAGAATTAAAAGTATTTAGAGATTTTTTAATAGAATGAAAATGAAGATTTTCAGATATTTTATGCATTTTACATCAGTTCTATAAAaagattttttatattatatatatggaTTTGTAAATCTCTTCTTATGAATTAACCGTTGAAGTAAAGTTATGTGGATTCATATTACTTGGTATCAGTGGCTCATTATTTTAGATCATACGCAAAGATTTTCTAATGTTCTTTGAGAGAGATCGGAATGAACGAGTCATGATTCTGATTTTTTTACAAGGGCTTTTAATCTAAAGAGATCGAAAATTATGTATCTTATGTCAGCTCTACAAAGAAATCTTAAGTGTTATGTATAAGGATTTGCAAACCTCTCTGGTCATTATGTCAATGGGGATATTTTCATATGCAAGGTTATAATCAaagttattaaattcaaataatatttgTAATCAATGCAAGAGTGATAAGCCAACCTACAATTAAAAAGTCTAAAATGAGGTGGATGTACAGCTAAAAAGGATGCTAATTTTTGCCTAATTGTGTTAAAGGCATCATTAAACTTTAATTCAAATTTGCACTATTTGATTAATTTGCTAGATCTCAACCTCACATACTTTAAGTTAAAGCAAGGCtttattaaaaaaacaaaaaaaagtgaACTGCAAGGTATGATGGGGTTAGGCCATATTGAAAAGGAGAGCTATTTAAGTTGTCCCACTTTGAAGAAGATTCACAGGGCATTTATTCATCCCTCATAAGGTCCCACTATGACCACAACAAGACACCCTAAAAGACCCATGTTTCAAGCTAAACAAACTAGCTAATGTGAACCTTTAAACAACACACTTGAATCCCTAGGCACCTTCACTGAATCTAAGATCAGGGGAAGTGGGATttcttgaattgtgaattgagatCATCCCCTCTCccccaagaagaagaagggaagGAGTGTGCTTTCCCTTTTTCAATTAAAAAAGCAAAAAACAATTTTATTGAGTTTTTTGGTCAAGGTTGGCAGATAAAAatactttttaaaaaatataattttaaatattttaaatatatatatataaccaataAACAGTTGGAtcagtgaaaatttttaaattttagagtCATTATTGTTagaaaaattttctttaattagtTCTATTTACTAATCTAAGGATCATTGTTAAAAGCTACTGGTAAAAGCTATGGAGCAAAGAGGAAACTGATAAATAAACATGCACAAAGTGAAGTCTaatctttttaataattatttgatCATATGAAAGATTGAATATAAAATTAGATGTAAACTATTGTTGCCATCATCATCATTTCTCATGTTGTTTGTGTGTCAATTTGCCCTTATTTTTCTTCCTTATTACTTGTTTATCAATCTGCCTTCTCTTCTATGTTTTATAATCATACGAGAATCCAATGCTTTTGAGATGTCTTTGAtaacttttttaattaaattaagcaatttttattttttttccttttaataaaaatgataaatttgaTAAACTTCGTGGTTAATACATCCTATATAATTATAAAAGAGAATATATTTTTAATAGAATACTGATTATTTAGATAAGAGTATATTCTATTTGATTTTCAATCAGTAATtataaagtttttaatttttaattatcaatttagttagttttaatttattaattaaaataattgaacttttattaattaatatattaaatataattttattaataatatattatatataataattattttataattttataataatatttaacatataattattttcttattaaaattaaatcatatttattatctttataaatatgtatttttattaataattaaataaataatagtataaaatatattttttatttttatagttaattttgataataacgattaattttaatttaatttagttaataaatttataattaattaattaaaaattcaattcaattaagtTGAATTAATAAATATTCACCTAGATTAGTGCCATGCAACAGACTACCAAGTCTCTATGACACCATTTAAAATGAGGATTTACGAGTTTTGGAATTGTAATGTTTTGTCTCTTATCAAATcataataattaacaaaatattatatttaaaatgaatgaaatgacTTAATTTTAGACAAAagcaaattataataattaaataatttattttataaagtataaaatattaataataaatttaatttttaaaaacaaaTTATTTGGAAAATTTCTCTTATTTgaaatgtaaaattttataataatttaatttaagtattttttattattaatttttatatttaaaataatttttattttattttatttttaattttgaaaaaacaaaattgaaatgGCTTATTTTTGAGCTCGATATTTAGGAAcaagggcatttttgtcatttggaGCTCCGTCGTGTCCGCTTGGaagaaaacaaaaaagaaaaatcagtaaAACAAAAGTGGAGGGtagattaattatttattttcaaaatagccgttcaataaaattttgaaaaattatagttagaaaaaaaaaacccatattacgatctctctctctctcgtcacTGACGCAGAAAAATTTCAAGCacagccttcttcttcttctccttctccttcAATCTCATTAACAACCAATAAAATTTTGGGTTTTTTGCGTTGTTTCTACAGTATTAGATCTGATCGTGAATTTTTTACtttcactcttttttttttttaattttattttttaacctCTGCACAGATCTCGTTATTTCTCTTCGATTCCATCTGGTAACTCTATCTATCTCTTTCTTTTGTGTTATTGCGTGAAATGTGGTTGCTGATTTTTGGGAATGAATTTTAGGGTTGGAATTGAAATTGGATTTGGTTGGATTGCAGAAATTTGGTGGATTGGAGTTGTGTTTTAGACGAATAATTTTTTCATGTTCTGTTTTGGATTCGAATTTTCTTCTCCTGGTGGGtgttgctctttttttttttaatcgtatttatgtttattttgttttatggatttgtttttttttttttaattttgtctttTTTTGGGTGTGAAGCCTTGTTAAATAGATCTTGAAAATTGG belongs to Hevea brasiliensis isolate MT/VB/25A 57/8 chromosome 4, ASM3005281v1, whole genome shotgun sequence and includes:
- the LOC110633061 gene encoding translationally-controlled tumor protein homolog, with translation MLVYQDLLTGDELLSDSFPYKEIHNGILWEVEGKWVVQGAVDVDIGANPSAEGADEDEGVDDQAVKVVDIVDTFRLQEQPAFDKKQFVTYMKRFIKLLTPKLDEEKQESFKKNIEGATKFLLSKLSDLQFFVGESMHDDGSLVFAYYREGATDPTFLYFAYALKEVKC